In a single window of the Streptacidiphilus sp. P02-A3a genome:
- a CDS encoding urease accessory protein UreF, producing the protein MNSDPDGDPDGGLDALLVGLQLTDSAFPSGMYTLSHGLEGFAQARAVDQDSMPLLLADLLRHSVGPADATALALAHRAATAADWDALVEVDQRLYATKLNRELRQASTRTGRQLLDTAVLALDPAPGTGPLGRYAGLVTDRRTPGCQPVAVAVVHAANGVPVARAVAADLFAFCSSFVGAALRLRLTDHRRAQVTLRATAPVIREVTAAALARELPDLGGCVPLADVMSARHERAEARMFAT; encoded by the coding sequence GTGAACAGCGACCCCGACGGCGACCCCGACGGCGGACTGGACGCCCTGCTGGTCGGCCTGCAACTGACCGACTCGGCGTTCCCCAGCGGCATGTACACCCTGTCCCACGGTCTGGAGGGGTTCGCCCAGGCCAGGGCCGTGGACCAGGACAGCATGCCGCTGCTGCTGGCCGACCTGCTGCGGCACTCGGTCGGCCCGGCCGACGCCACCGCGCTGGCGCTGGCCCACCGGGCGGCCACCGCGGCCGACTGGGACGCCCTGGTGGAGGTCGACCAGCGGCTGTACGCCACCAAGCTCAACCGCGAGCTGCGCCAGGCCTCGACCCGCACCGGACGGCAGCTGCTGGACACCGCCGTACTGGCGCTCGACCCCGCGCCCGGTACCGGTCCGCTGGGCCGGTACGCCGGGCTGGTCACCGACCGGCGGACGCCCGGCTGCCAGCCGGTCGCCGTCGCGGTGGTGCACGCCGCCAACGGCGTGCCCGTCGCGCGGGCGGTGGCCGCCGACCTGTTCGCCTTCTGCTCCAGCTTCGTCGGGGCCGCGCTGCGACTGCGGCTGACCGACCACCGCCGGGCGCAGGTCACCCTGCGCGCCACCGCGCCGGTGATCCGGGAGGTGACCGCCGCCGCACTGGCCCGGGAGCTGCCGGACCTCGGCGGCTGCGTCCCGCTGGCGGACGTGATGTCGGCCCGCCACGAGCGCGCGGAGGCACGGATGTTCGCGACCTGA
- the ureC gene encoding urease subunit alpha, with protein sequence MAIIPRKQYTDLFGPTVGDRFHLADTNLVVEVERDHNQGHYGDEAVYGGGKAIRDGMAQDPAATSLQGALDLVITNVVLLDPVLGVVKGDIGVKDGFIAAVGKAGNPRLQSGVHPKLVIGPGTEVISGEHLLATPGGIDTHIHFIAPQQVQEALSNGITTLIGGGTGPADGTNGTTCTPGPWNIGRMYQAVEELPVNVGLLGKGNGSLPEALREQVEAGVCGLKIHEDWGTTPAVIDTALRVADEYDVQVAIHTDTLNEGGFYEDTLSAIDGRTIHTFHTEGAGGGHAPDIMRIAGEPNVLPSSTNPTLPYTVNSVDELLDMVMVCHHLSHDIPEDVSFADSRVRVETIAAETVLHDEGVISIFSSDSQAMGRIGESFARAFQTAHHCKDQRGKLDGDSERNDNQRVLRYLAKLTINPAIASGTADYIGSLEPGKLADIVLWPVHSFGAKPKLVIKGGLINWALMGDPNASLPTTQPIYYRPMYGSMGRARTATRVSFMSQAAVDRGVPAELGLDSRVLPVRHCRTVGKQHMVRNDATPLIEVDPETYRVTLDGVPATIEPARTLPLNQLFYLA encoded by the coding sequence ATGGCGATCATCCCCCGCAAGCAGTACACCGACCTGTTCGGTCCCACCGTCGGCGACCGCTTCCACCTCGCCGACACCAACCTGGTGGTCGAGGTGGAACGGGACCACAACCAGGGCCACTACGGCGACGAGGCGGTCTACGGCGGCGGCAAGGCGATCCGCGACGGCATGGCGCAGGACCCGGCCGCCACCTCGCTCCAGGGCGCGCTCGACCTGGTGATCACCAACGTGGTGCTGCTGGACCCGGTGCTCGGCGTGGTCAAGGGCGACATCGGCGTCAAGGACGGCTTCATCGCCGCCGTCGGCAAGGCCGGGAACCCACGGCTGCAGAGCGGGGTCCATCCGAAGCTGGTGATCGGCCCCGGCACCGAGGTCATCTCCGGCGAGCACCTGCTCGCCACCCCCGGCGGCATCGACACCCACATCCACTTCATCGCCCCGCAGCAGGTGCAGGAGGCGCTGAGCAACGGGATCACCACGTTGATCGGCGGCGGCACCGGACCCGCCGACGGCACCAACGGCACCACCTGCACCCCGGGGCCCTGGAACATCGGCCGGATGTACCAGGCGGTGGAGGAACTACCGGTCAACGTGGGCCTGTTGGGCAAGGGCAACGGCTCGCTGCCGGAGGCCCTGCGGGAGCAGGTCGAGGCCGGCGTCTGCGGCCTGAAGATCCACGAGGACTGGGGCACCACCCCGGCCGTGATCGACACCGCGCTCCGGGTCGCCGACGAGTACGACGTCCAGGTGGCGATCCACACCGACACCCTGAACGAGGGCGGCTTCTACGAGGACACCCTGTCCGCGATCGACGGCCGCACCATCCACACCTTCCACACCGAGGGCGCGGGCGGCGGCCACGCCCCCGACATCATGCGGATCGCGGGCGAGCCCAACGTGCTTCCCTCGTCCACCAATCCGACGCTGCCCTACACCGTCAACTCGGTGGACGAGCTGCTGGACATGGTGATGGTCTGCCACCACCTGAGCCACGACATCCCGGAGGACGTCTCCTTCGCCGACAGCCGGGTCCGGGTGGAGACCATCGCCGCCGAGACGGTGCTCCACGACGAGGGGGTGATCAGCATCTTCTCCTCGGACTCGCAGGCGATGGGCCGGATCGGCGAGTCCTTCGCCCGGGCCTTCCAGACCGCGCACCACTGCAAGGACCAGCGCGGCAAGCTGGACGGCGACAGCGAACGCAACGACAACCAGCGGGTGCTGCGCTACCTGGCCAAGCTGACCATCAACCCGGCCATCGCCTCCGGCACCGCCGACTACATCGGCTCGCTGGAGCCGGGCAAGCTCGCCGACATCGTGCTGTGGCCGGTCCACTCGTTCGGGGCCAAGCCCAAGCTGGTGATCAAGGGCGGACTGATCAACTGGGCGCTGATGGGCGACCCCAACGCCTCGCTGCCGACCACCCAGCCGATCTACTACCGGCCGATGTACGGGTCGATGGGCCGGGCCCGGACCGCGACCCGGGTGTCGTTCATGTCGCAGGCCGCCGTGGACCGCGGCGTCCCGGCCGAACTGGGGCTGGACAGCCGGGTGCTGCCGGTCCGGCACTGCCGCACCGTGGGCAAGCAGCACATGGTCCGCAACGACGCCACCCCGCTGATCGAGGTCGATCCGGAGACCTACCGGGTCACCCTCGACGGGGTCCCGGCCACCATCGAACCGGCCCGCACCCTCCCCCTCAACCAGCTCTTCTACCTCGCGTGA
- a CDS encoding urease subunit beta: MSGGVAYLYGEDPVEINAGRAKARVVVSNTGDRAVQVGSHYHFFEANRALVFDREQAYGMHLDLPAGTAARFEPGDTREVELTAFAGHRRLVGFSGLVDGGLGSADTRARALRRAAERGFGSVRPATPEGEH; this comes from the coding sequence ATGTCAGGCGGAGTCGCCTATCTCTACGGGGAGGACCCGGTCGAGATCAACGCCGGTCGGGCGAAGGCCCGGGTGGTGGTGAGCAACACCGGCGACCGGGCCGTCCAGGTCGGTTCGCACTACCACTTCTTCGAGGCCAACCGCGCCCTGGTGTTCGACCGGGAGCAGGCCTACGGGATGCACCTGGACCTGCCCGCCGGGACGGCCGCGCGCTTCGAGCCCGGCGACACCCGCGAGGTGGAGCTGACCGCGTTCGCCGGACACCGGCGGCTGGTCGGCTTCAGCGGCCTGGTCGACGGCGGCCTCGGCTCGGCCGACACCCGCGCCCGGGCGCTGCGCCGGGCCGCCGAGCGCGGCTTCGGCAGCGTCCGCCCCGCGACCCCGGAGGGCGAGCACTGA
- a CDS encoding sirohydrochlorin chelatase, protein MTPPATDPAGGVTTVLVGGHESAGGRRLLPWVVGGHAFRAVGTGRELADAVEEALARSGGPVCVVPATLGRDPRLIADTARALGWLACSTAPGRIALTEPFGTAAHLVGWLRAAAARDQRVGAGSAMLVTAPAAGPFDDAELFRIARLVRQYGRHRWVEVAFDGGDPGPGAGVDRCRRLGADRVLLVPAAFGPPTPETWAGAESSGSLLTPQAAAGVLRARVNAALHRLGHGDDGIAAGLDAEHGHGLAHSHSHPHRHIHE, encoded by the coding sequence GTGACCCCGCCCGCGACCGACCCGGCCGGTGGCGTGACCACCGTCCTGGTCGGCGGACACGAGAGCGCGGGCGGACGGCGGCTGCTGCCCTGGGTGGTCGGCGGACACGCCTTCCGCGCCGTCGGCACCGGCCGGGAGCTGGCGGACGCGGTCGAGGAGGCACTGGCCAGGTCCGGCGGTCCGGTCTGCGTGGTGCCCGCGACCCTCGGCCGCGACCCCCGGCTCATCGCCGACACCGCCCGCGCCCTCGGCTGGCTGGCCTGCTCCACCGCCCCCGGAAGGATCGCCCTCACCGAGCCCTTCGGCACCGCCGCGCACCTGGTGGGCTGGCTGCGCGCCGCCGCCGCGCGCGACCAGCGGGTCGGGGCGGGCAGCGCGATGCTGGTCACCGCCCCGGCGGCGGGCCCCTTCGACGACGCCGAGCTGTTCCGGATCGCCCGCCTGGTCCGCCAGTACGGGCGGCACCGGTGGGTGGAGGTGGCCTTCGACGGCGGCGACCCCGGTCCCGGCGCGGGCGTCGACCGCTGCCGCAGGCTCGGCGCCGACCGGGTGCTGCTGGTCCCCGCCGCCTTCGGCCCGCCGACCCCCGAGACCTGGGCGGGGGCGGAGTCGAGCGGATCACTGCTCACCCCGCAGGCGGCGGCCGGTGTGCTGCGGGCCCGGGTGAACGCCGCGCTGCACCGCCTCGGGCACGGGGACGACGGCATCGCCGCCGGGCTCGACGCCGAACACGGCCACGGCCTCGCCCACAGCCACAGCCACCCGCACCGACACATCCACGAATGA
- a CDS encoding urease subunit gamma, with amino-acid sequence MNLSPREIDKLYVYVVADLARKRRDRGVKLNYSEAVALISEAILESARDGRTVAECMELGRGVVSARDVMPGVRAMLPLLQIEAAFVDGTKLVSCHDPVGA; translated from the coding sequence ATGAATCTCTCTCCCCGGGAGATCGACAAGCTGTACGTCTACGTGGTGGCCGACCTGGCCAGGAAGCGCCGCGACCGTGGCGTCAAGCTCAACTACAGCGAGGCCGTCGCGCTGATCAGCGAGGCGATCCTGGAGTCGGCCCGGGACGGCCGCACCGTCGCCGAGTGCATGGAGCTCGGCCGCGGGGTGGTGAGCGCGCGGGACGTGATGCCCGGCGTCCGCGCGATGCTCCCGCTGCTGCAGATCGAGGCGGCGTTCGTGGACGGCACCAAGCTCGTCTCCTGCCACGACCCCGTGGGCGCCTGA
- a CDS encoding peptidoglycan-binding protein: MRKRLVSTLAATLMATGLALGAPAAAQAAGGSAVGANAVNAVNACGYNSTIGWHCGYYNGSAETDEWSTDSAAVKEIQDLINQETLYWENGHAQLAVDGSFGPATLAAVEWLQSTYGICGGVNGNVGPCTWSWLRWQ; this comes from the coding sequence ATGCGCAAGCGTCTTGTCTCCACCTTGGCGGCCACGCTCATGGCCACCGGCCTGGCCCTCGGCGCGCCGGCGGCGGCCCAGGCGGCGGGCGGCAGCGCGGTCGGCGCGAACGCCGTGAACGCCGTGAACGCGTGCGGCTACAACAGCACCATCGGCTGGCACTGCGGCTACTACAACGGCTCCGCCGAGACCGACGAGTGGAGCACCGACTCGGCGGCGGTGAAGGAGATCCAGGACCTGATCAACCAGGAGACCCTGTACTGGGAGAACGGCCACGCGCAGCTCGCCGTGGACGGCAGCTTCGGCCCCGCCACGCTCGCCGCGGTGGAGTGGCTCCAGTCCACCTACGGCATCTGCGGCGGCGTGAACGGCAACGTGGGCCCGTGCACCTGGAGTTGGCTGCGCTGGCAGTGA
- a CDS encoding MarR family winged helix-turn-helix transcriptional regulator has product MSPTPERATAGFLVWRLSMKWRVAVDRAVAPLGLTHAQYALMAALYGLSRSGQRPSQRRLADATGVEPLYVSKLVRALEAAGLVDRTRDPGDPRAMQLSLTEQGRDVTGRAITVVQGLLEQLLAPLGGQDGPRTEQFVHELTTLLDAPLDPPDAYPENEKEQS; this is encoded by the coding sequence GTGAGTCCAACACCTGAGCGCGCCACGGCGGGATTCCTGGTCTGGCGGCTGTCGATGAAGTGGCGGGTGGCCGTCGACCGGGCGGTCGCGCCGCTGGGGCTGACCCATGCGCAGTACGCGCTGATGGCGGCGCTGTACGGGCTCTCGCGCTCCGGGCAGCGGCCCAGCCAGCGCCGACTCGCGGACGCCACCGGCGTGGAGCCGCTGTACGTCTCCAAGCTGGTCCGCGCGCTGGAGGCGGCCGGACTCGTCGACCGCACCCGGGACCCGGGCGACCCGCGGGCGATGCAGCTGTCGCTCACCGAGCAGGGGCGCGACGTCACCGGCCGCGCGATCACCGTGGTCCAGGGCCTGCTGGAGCAGCTGCTCGCGCCCCTCGGCGGACAGGACGGCCCGCGTACCGAGCAGTTCGTCCACGAGCTGACGACCCTGCTCGACGCGCCCCTTGATCCACCCGATGCGTACCCCGAGAACGAGAAGGAGCAGTCATGA
- a CDS encoding winged helix DNA-binding protein, producing the protein MTTTAPTVNGRVVALAHYSARALLEGVLERHGATFQQSVALRVVAVAGGSVDREELVADVDSSLKTGDSAVRGVIEELVAAKLLEPDPAATRLRLTDAGRELWDRTSAESAEIGALLYAGIPAEDLAAAGRVLALVTERANAELGTG; encoded by the coding sequence ATGACCACCACCGCACCCACGGTCAACGGCCGAGTCGTCGCCCTGGCGCACTATTCCGCGCGGGCCCTGCTGGAGGGCGTGCTGGAGCGCCACGGTGCCACGTTCCAGCAGAGCGTGGCACTGCGGGTGGTCGCCGTAGCGGGCGGGTCCGTCGACCGCGAGGAGCTGGTCGCCGACGTCGACAGCTCGCTCAAGACCGGCGATTCGGCCGTGCGCGGCGTGATCGAGGAGCTGGTCGCCGCGAAGCTGCTGGAGCCGGACCCGGCGGCGACCCGGCTGCGGCTCACCGACGCCGGTCGGGAGCTGTGGGACCGCACCTCCGCCGAGAGCGCCGAGATCGGCGCCCTGCTCTACGCCGGCATCCCGGCCGAGGATCTGGCCGCCGCCGGCCGGGTGCTGGCCCTGGTCACCGAGCGCGCCAACGCGGAACTCGGCACCGGCTGA
- a CDS encoding phage tail protein — protein MPYVVDFENVSTVGLESSPVAESLAGLRANEARYYKNKYGHVLTVSPAAEEPETLDWVNRILADERAIVFSARPLEVTSFEVDGLRMAYVFYESGLSVNVMYAIEEGGKRAVGFKLSDGMDVPEELAPHFKFARQKSKLAGVIRGSYFVIKGEY, from the coding sequence ATGCCGTACGTCGTCGACTTCGAGAACGTGTCCACCGTCGGCTTGGAATCCTCCCCGGTCGCGGAGTCCCTCGCGGGGCTGCGCGCCAATGAGGCGCGCTACTACAAGAACAAGTACGGTCACGTCCTCACCGTCAGCCCGGCGGCCGAGGAGCCCGAGACGCTCGACTGGGTGAACCGCATCCTCGCCGACGAGCGCGCCATCGTCTTCTCCGCCCGCCCACTCGAAGTGACCTCCTTCGAGGTGGACGGTCTGCGGATGGCCTACGTGTTCTACGAGTCCGGCCTGTCGGTCAACGTGATGTACGCCATCGAGGAAGGAGGGAAGCGCGCCGTCGGCTTCAAGCTCTCCGACGGAATGGACGTTCCCGAGGAACTGGCCCCGCACTTCAAGTTCGCGCGGCAGAAGTCGAAACTGGCCGGTGTCATCCGCGGCTCCTATTTCGTGATCAAGGGCGAGTACTGA
- a CDS encoding exodeoxyribonuclease III: MSTADTLTISTANVNGLRAATGKGYVEWLAASRSDVVCLQEVRAEPAQLAAHVREPDGWHPLWAPSAAKGRAGVALLSRTEPEAQRIGFGSAEFDSTGRYAEIDLPGVTIASLYLPSGEVGTPRQDEKERFLVEFLDHLKELRQRAGADGREVVVCGDWNIAHQEVDLKNWKTNQKNAGFLPEERAWFSRVLDEAGYIDVVRQLNPEGPGPYSWWSYRGRAFDNDAGWRIDYLLATPGLAARTVSAVVERAATHPERWSDHAPVTVTFER, encoded by the coding sequence ATGAGCACCGCCGACACCCTCACCATCAGCACCGCCAACGTGAACGGCCTGCGGGCCGCGACCGGCAAGGGCTACGTCGAATGGCTCGCCGCCAGCCGGTCCGACGTCGTCTGCCTGCAGGAGGTGCGGGCCGAACCCGCGCAGCTCGCCGCACACGTCCGCGAGCCCGACGGCTGGCACCCGCTGTGGGCGCCGTCCGCCGCCAAGGGCCGCGCCGGGGTCGCCCTGCTCAGCCGCACCGAGCCGGAGGCGCAGCGGATCGGCTTCGGCTCGGCGGAGTTCGACTCGACCGGCCGCTACGCCGAGATCGACCTGCCGGGCGTGACCATCGCCAGCCTCTACCTGCCCTCGGGCGAGGTGGGCACCCCCCGCCAGGACGAGAAGGAGCGCTTCCTGGTGGAGTTCCTGGACCACCTCAAGGAGCTGCGGCAGCGCGCCGGCGCCGACGGCCGCGAGGTCGTGGTCTGCGGCGACTGGAACATCGCGCACCAGGAGGTGGACCTGAAGAACTGGAAGACCAACCAGAAGAACGCGGGCTTCCTCCCGGAGGAACGCGCCTGGTTCAGCCGGGTCCTGGACGAGGCGGGCTACATCGACGTGGTCCGCCAACTCAACCCGGAGGGCCCCGGCCCGTACTCCTGGTGGTCCTACCGCGGCCGCGCCTTCGACAACGACGCGGGCTGGCGGATCGACTACCTCCTGGCCACCCCGGGCCTCGCGGCACGGACCGTCTCCGCCGTGGTGGAACGCGCCGCCACCCACCCCGAACGCTGGTCCGACCACGCCCCGGTCACCGTCACCTTCGAGCGGTGA
- a CDS encoding MFS transporter, with product MSSAQAPEPPSSDTARRPPTPTARLEGASRLRIFAVIAVVVLFAEIASLQYTMVASAARDISPSFPGVGANISWMVIIFGLVGGATTPLFGKMSDLWGKRLMMLVSGASFAVGTLICALTASWALFLVGRALEAVAITAPTVAYGLFRDILPRRYIPASIGVIATGLGMSALFAPLLGGWLLDHYSWRSLFWFMLIFVLVMLPLLVLVVPESPLRSDQRLDVAGALLLAVGVGLVLLYLSNGAGWGWGRPTAWGWLVGGLLLLAAFVLVERRSSQPIMDLELLFSPKVLLVLAAALFASMVIGIQGYSIPYMLQTPTHAQLTHLVLGEVVSGSGGRVTSAMAPILHIGFNAPLAFGLGASLLGYGLHSAVFSGGTGMLSGGGAGEWSRKVGPRLPLIGAMATFTLSTVLYAYFSHSAWQYALFAVVFGIGFGAFYASAPNLIVEAVPARQQGISAGMLGVVNSLATSVGTAVLTACLAANTLKFKVTVPGVSAKVTGGYYTVPDLYTDAGYRDGLLIAAGAGVLGLLVAIAMRHGRAPATGGEASG from the coding sequence GTGTCCTCCGCCCAGGCCCCAGAACCGCCGTCGTCCGACACCGCCCGCAGACCCCCGACCCCGACCGCGCGCCTCGAAGGCGCCTCCAGGCTGCGGATATTCGCCGTCATCGCGGTCGTCGTCCTCTTCGCCGAGATCGCCTCGCTGCAGTACACCATGGTCGCCTCGGCGGCCCGGGACATCTCGCCGTCCTTCCCCGGGGTCGGCGCCAACATCAGCTGGATGGTCATCATCTTCGGCCTGGTCGGCGGGGCGACCACCCCGCTCTTCGGCAAGATGTCCGACCTGTGGGGCAAGCGGCTGATGATGCTGGTCTCCGGAGCGTCCTTCGCCGTCGGCACCCTCATCTGCGCGCTCACCGCCTCCTGGGCGCTGTTCCTGGTCGGCCGCGCGCTGGAGGCGGTCGCCATCACCGCGCCCACCGTGGCGTACGGGCTGTTCCGGGACATCCTGCCGCGCCGCTACATCCCCGCCTCGATCGGCGTGATCGCCACCGGCCTGGGCATGTCCGCGCTGTTCGCGCCGCTGCTCGGCGGCTGGCTGCTGGACCACTACTCCTGGCGCTCGCTGTTCTGGTTCATGCTGATCTTCGTGCTGGTGATGCTGCCGCTGCTGGTGCTGGTCGTCCCCGAGTCGCCGCTGCGGAGCGACCAGCGGCTGGACGTCGCGGGCGCGCTGCTGCTGGCGGTCGGCGTCGGCCTGGTCCTGCTGTACCTGTCGAACGGCGCCGGCTGGGGCTGGGGACGCCCCACCGCCTGGGGCTGGCTGGTCGGCGGCCTGCTGCTGCTGGCGGCCTTCGTCCTGGTGGAACGCCGCAGCAGCCAGCCGATCATGGACCTGGAGCTGCTGTTCTCGCCGAAGGTGCTGCTGGTGCTGGCCGCCGCCCTGTTCGCCAGCATGGTCATCGGGATCCAGGGCTACTCCATCCCGTACATGCTGCAGACCCCCACCCACGCCCAGCTCACCCACCTGGTGCTCGGCGAGGTGGTCTCCGGTTCCGGCGGGCGGGTCACCAGCGCGATGGCCCCGATCCTGCACATCGGCTTCAACGCGCCGCTGGCCTTCGGCCTCGGCGCCAGCCTGCTCGGCTACGGCCTGCACTCGGCGGTGTTCTCCGGCGGCACCGGCATGCTCTCCGGCGGCGGCGCCGGGGAGTGGTCCCGCAAGGTCGGCCCCCGGCTGCCGCTGATCGGCGCCATGGCCACGTTCACCCTGTCCACCGTGCTGTACGCCTACTTCTCGCACTCCGCCTGGCAGTACGCGCTGTTCGCGGTGGTCTTCGGGATCGGCTTCGGCGCGTTCTACGCCTCCGCCCCGAACCTGATCGTGGAGGCGGTGCCCGCCCGCCAACAGGGCATCAGCGCGGGCATGCTGGGCGTCGTGAACAGCCTGGCGACCTCCGTCGGAACGGCGGTACTGACCGCCTGCCTGGCCGCGAACACGCTGAAGTTCAAGGTCACCGTGCCCGGGGTGTCCGCCAAGGTGACCGGCGGCTACTACACCGTGCCCGACCTCTACACCGACGCCGGATACCGCGACGGCCTGCTGATCGCCGCCGGGGCCGGGGTGCTCGGCCTACTGGTCGCGATCGCGATGCGGCACGGCCGCGCCCCCGCCACCGGCGGCGAGGCCAGCGGCTGA
- a CDS encoding winged helix-turn-helix domain-containing protein, with amino-acid sequence MPNVSPLALVDPLTGDLTAPRLRAVPSPLPAASLASLVAPLSLTSPGAAGIYRLPDAAPDASLVGYLVLVPVGTELDVTAVPARVAPPAAPVVPAAAVSAPEATAAPEAPEAAAVVEAAPGVSLDLERRTVRIDGEPLELTYLEFELLAHLTRNPHRVHTRDHLVSAVWGYGHVGDGRTVDVHVARLRRKLGRHREGIVTVRRVGYKYVPASAR; translated from the coding sequence ATGCCGAACGTCTCCCCGCTTGCCCTGGTCGATCCACTGACCGGTGATCTGACCGCGCCGCGCCTGCGCGCGGTGCCGTCGCCGCTGCCCGCTGCCTCCCTGGCGTCGCTGGTCGCGCCGCTGTCGCTGACCTCGCCCGGCGCGGCGGGCATCTACCGCCTGCCGGACGCCGCGCCGGACGCCTCGCTGGTCGGGTACCTGGTGCTGGTCCCGGTCGGCACCGAGCTGGACGTCACCGCGGTCCCGGCCCGGGTGGCGCCGCCCGCGGCGCCGGTGGTGCCCGCCGCGGCCGTGTCCGCGCCCGAGGCGACCGCGGCGCCGGAGGCGCCGGAGGCCGCCGCCGTGGTCGAGGCGGCGCCCGGGGTCTCGCTCGACCTGGAGCGGCGCACGGTCCGGATCGACGGCGAGCCGCTGGAACTCACCTACCTGGAGTTCGAGCTCCTGGCCCATCTGACCCGCAACCCGCACCGGGTGCACACCCGCGACCACCTGGTCTCGGCGGTGTGGGGCTACGGCCACGTCGGCGACGGCCGTACCGTGGACGTCCATGTCGCGCGGCTGCGGCGGAAGTTGGGACGCCACCGGGAGGGCATCGTCACCGTCCGCCGGGTGGGCTACAAGTACGTTCCCGCCAGCGCCCGGTGA
- a CDS encoding ABC-F family ATP-binding cassette domain-containing protein, with protein sequence MTATLVAKDLTAGHGDRVLFSDLDLVVAPGDVVGLVGVNGAGKSTLLRLLAGLDTPESGTVRLSPPTATIGHLPQEPERRPGESVRDFLGRRTGVTAAQAELDAATQGLVDGAPGADDAYSTALDRWLDLGGADLDERAEEVAADLGLTVGLDLPMTALSGGQAARAGLASLLLSRYDVFLLDEPTNDLDLDGLDRLEAFVTGLRAGTVLISHDREFLTRTVTRVLELDLAQQQVNHYGGGYAAYLAERETARRHARAEYEEYADTVSSLEARARTQRSWMEKGVKNARRKSPDNDKIGKAFRTESTEKQAAKARQTQRLIERLDVVDEPRKEWELRMEIAAAPRSGAVVATLRGARVQRGDFGFGPVDLQVDWADRIAITGANGSGKSTLLAALLGRLPLDAGQASLGPGVVVGEVDQARGLFFGEQPLIDAFGAAVPELPLAEVRTLLAKFGLRAAHVLRPAATLSPGERTRAALALLQGRGVNLLVLDEPTNHLDLVAIEQLESALASYSGTLLLVTHDRRMLEAVHTTRRITVADGQVSES encoded by the coding sequence ATGACTGCCACTCTCGTCGCCAAAGACCTCACCGCCGGGCACGGCGACCGTGTCCTGTTCTCCGACCTCGACCTGGTCGTCGCCCCCGGCGACGTGGTCGGGCTGGTCGGCGTGAACGGCGCGGGCAAGTCCACGCTGCTGCGGCTGCTGGCCGGGCTGGACACCCCGGAGTCCGGCACGGTGCGGCTGAGCCCGCCGACCGCGACCATCGGGCACCTGCCGCAGGAGCCCGAGCGTCGCCCCGGCGAGTCGGTGCGGGACTTCCTCGGCCGCCGGACCGGCGTCACCGCCGCCCAGGCCGAGCTGGACGCCGCCACCCAGGGCCTGGTGGACGGCGCCCCGGGCGCGGACGACGCCTACTCCACCGCGCTCGACCGCTGGCTGGACCTCGGCGGCGCGGACCTGGACGAGCGGGCCGAGGAGGTCGCCGCCGACCTGGGCCTGACCGTCGGCCTGGACCTGCCGATGACCGCCCTGTCCGGTGGCCAGGCCGCCCGGGCCGGGCTGGCCTCGCTGCTGCTCAGCCGGTACGACGTGTTCCTGCTGGACGAGCCCACCAACGACCTGGACCTGGACGGCCTGGACCGGCTGGAGGCCTTCGTCACCGGGCTGCGCGCGGGTACCGTGCTGATCAGCCACGACCGCGAGTTCCTGACCCGGACGGTGACCCGGGTGCTGGAGCTCGACCTGGCCCAGCAGCAGGTCAACCACTACGGCGGCGGCTACGCGGCGTACCTGGCGGAGCGCGAGACCGCACGCCGCCACGCGCGCGCCGAGTACGAGGAGTACGCGGACACGGTCTCCTCGCTGGAGGCCCGTGCCCGGACCCAGCGGTCCTGGATGGAGAAGGGCGTGAAGAACGCCCGCCGCAAGTCCCCCGACAACGACAAGATCGGCAAGGCGTTCCGCACCGAGTCGACCGAGAAGCAGGCGGCGAAGGCCCGGCAGACGCAGCGGCTGATCGAGCGGCTCGACGTGGTCGACGAGCCCCGCAAGGAGTGGGAGCTGCGGATGGAGATCGCCGCCGCTCCCCGCTCCGGCGCGGTGGTGGCGACCCTGCGCGGCGCCCGGGTCCAGCGCGGCGACTTCGGCTTCGGGCCGGTCGACCTGCAGGTCGACTGGGCCGACCGGATCGCCATCACCGGCGCCAACGGCTCCGGCAAGTCCACGCTGCTGGCCGCGCTGCTCGGACGGCTGCCGCTGGACGCCGGGCAGGCCTCGCTCGGCCCGGGCGTGGTGGTCGGCGAGGTCGACCAGGCGCGCGGCCTGTTCTTCGGCGAGCAGCCGCTGATCGACGCCTTCGGGGCGGCCGTCCCCGAGCTGCCACTGGCCGAAGTCCGCACGCTGCTGGCGAAGTTCGGCCTGCGCGCGGCGCACGTGCTGCGCCCGGCGGCGACCCTGTCGCCCGGCGAGCGCACCCGCGCCGCGCTGGCGCTGCTCCAGGGACGCGGGGTGAACCTGCTGGTGCTCGACGAGCCGACGAACCATCTGGACCTGGTCGCCATCGAGCAGTTGGAGTCGGCGCTGGCCTCCTACTCGGGCACGCTGCTGCTGGTCACCCACGACCGGCGGATGCTCGAAGCGGTGCACACCACCCGGCGGATCACCGTCGCCGACGGCCAGGTCAGCGAGAGCTGA